In Pseudonocardia sp. DSM 110487, the sequence CGAGGAATGGGTCGAGACGGATGGCGCCCCCGTACGGCGCATGGCCACCGCCAGCGTCGCCGGGTCCGGCGCCCCGGGCACCGCCACGCCGGCCTTCGCGTCCGTCGAACCGATCGATGGCCCTGCGACCACGACCGTCGCCGGGCTCGCCGTGCTTCGCCGCATCGGGCAGGTGGAGAGCCCCGAAGGCGCCGAGACACTCACCGGAACCTGGTCCGGGCAGGCCGAGCCGGCGCTACTGGCGTATCTGAGCCGCTGAGGGCCCGTCGCGCCATCATCGGACTTTGGGTTCGGAGGGGATCGCGCGGCGGATGACCTCCAGGTCGGCGCGCAGGTGGCGTACGCGGTCGGCGCCGAGGATCTTGCCGACCTCCTCCTCGATCGCGGGGACCAGCCCTTGGGCGACGGCGATCACGTCGTGGCCACGCTCCGTCGGAACGACGAGCTTCGCGCGCCGGTCTGTCGGGTCGGGAACGCGCCGCACATAGCCGTGCGTCTCGAGGTGCTTGACCAGCTCCGCCATCGCCTGCTTGGTCATCTGTGCCCGCTCGGCGAGCAGGCTCACCGTCGTGCCGGTGTCGTCGATGTACTGGAAGACCGCGCCGTGCGCCGGTCGTACCTCACCGTGCCCGTGTTCGGCGAGCCCGGTGAGGACGCGGTCGTTGAGCGCCACGAACGCCTCGCGCATGAGGACCGCGAGGTTCGCCGGCCGCTCCTGCCCGCCCAGGCTGGGCAGACGCCTTGACATTAGACATGCCTCCTGTCCATTATCTTCCGATATGGACATGCTACCTGTCGATTCCGCAGCACCTGAAATGATCCGTACCGGACTGGACGAGATCACCGTCCTCGCCACCAGCTCCCAGACCGGCGGCGCCCTGTTCGCCATGCAGATCCGAATGCCACCCGGCGGTGGCCCACCGGTGATGCACCGCCACGACCCCGGCGAGGTCTACTACGTGCAGAGCGGCGAGTTCACCTTCTACATCGGGGGAGCCGACGACCCCGACCGCCGCCGCGTGACGGCCCGCGCCGGCGACGCCGTCCCGCTCGCGGGCCGCACGCCGCACACGGTCCGCAACGAATCATCCGAGGACGCCGTCGCGTTCGTCGTGCACGCGCCCGGCGCCCCGATGGAGGGGTTCCTGCGCGCGGTCGCCGCGCTCGAAGGCCGGCCGGGCATTGACGAAGTCCTCGTCGTTGCAGAGCGGAACGGGATCGAGCTACTCGGCCCGATCCCCTGAGCCCTCCGCGAGCCCGCGGGTCCATGCGTTCCCGTGCGGCTCGAAGCCTGATCGCTGGAGGACGCGTCCGGCGGCGGACTCCCGGGGCGCATGGGCGACAATCCGGTCGAACCCGGCGCAGCGGGCGGCCCGCACGCACTCCGCCACGAGCCGGGAGCCGATCCCGGCGCCCCGTGCCGCCGGCTCGACGAGCAGCAACCCGAGCCGGGCAGCGCCCGGCTCGGCGTCGTCGGCGAGGCACAACGCACACCCGACCGGCGCGCCGTCGACCTCGGCGATCCACGCCGACTCCCGCGGGTCGGTCCGGCAGGCGAAGGCGGCCACGAGCCTGGCCGCCTCGGCCTCCTGCGGAGCGTGCTGGGAGATGATCCATCCCAGCTCGCCGGCCTCGGGCCCGCGCAGCACGACGGTGCGGGGGAGCGGTGCATCGAGCGCTCGGCGGATGCAGTCCATCGCGGCCACGAGCCGCCGCCGCGCTTCCGGGTCGAGCGGCTCGAGCAGCCGCTCGGTGGCGCGGACCTGCTCGCCGTCGATGTGCTCGTACGCGGTCCGGCCATGGGAGGTCAGGCGCACGACCTGGCGCCGCCCGTCGTCTCGCGCCGCCTCGCGCACGACGAGCCCGTCGGTCTCGAACCGGCGGAGGATCCGGCTGAGGTAGCCGGCGTCGAGCCCCAGGAGCCCGCGCAGCTCGGACGCGCTCATCTCGTCGCGATGTGCCAGCTCGAACAACACGCGGGCCTCGGTGAGCGAGTACGGCGTGCCGAGGACACCGGCCTCGAGCACGCCGATCACCCGTGTGTAGAAGCGGTTGAACTCGCGTACCCGCGCCACCGTGCGCGCCGCCACGGACATCCCCGCACCCTCCGAAGAAGCTTGACAGAGGCCAGCAATTCATTGACTCTGTCAAACACTAGCGGAAGGGGGCGGCGCCATGTGGCGCGTCTACTGCAGTGACTGCGGGGAGGTCGTACTCCTCGACTGCTCCCAGCTCACCAGCGTCGTCAACCTCGAACCGGGGGTGATCGCGGTGGAAGTGCGGTGTACGCGGGGACACCTCATCCCGATGCTGACGGGTCACGCGATGGGGGAGCAGGTGTGGAAGCAGTCCTCCTGATCATCGCGGTCGGGCTCGTGCTGATGGCGTTCGCGCCGGTCGCGCAACAGAGCACCCCACGCACCGGCCTGCGCACGCGCATCGCCCGGCAGTTGCACCTCTGGGACCGCTACCTCCTGAACCTGCCCGGCAGCGAGTCCTGGCGCGCGTGACGTCCGTCAGGCTAACCTGACGTCATGTCGCGAGACGCCTGGCGCGAGGCACTTGCGGCGTGGGGGCGCCTCTCCGGGCGACCCGGCTCGGGGGAGGAGGCGCTAGGCGCGCTGTCCGACATCGGCGTCCTCCGCAGGTTCCTGGACCAGGCCGAGCTCGAGGCGGTCCGGGTCGCCCGGCGCGACCGGAAGTCGTGGGCCGAGATCGCCACGCGCCTCGGCGTGTCCCGGCAGTCGGCGTGGGAGCGCTGGAAGGACCTCGACGAGGAGCCGAGCCCGCCGCCACCTGCGCGCACGCGGGTGGCGGTCCCGAACGTGGTCGGCATGTCATGGCCGGTCGCGCAGCACCGGCTCCTCGAGGAGAGCCTGCACGCGGTCATCGCGGATCCGGCGCCGATGCCGTTCCTCGGGCCCGAAGCCGCCGACTTTCACGTGGTCGAGCAGAAGCCCGTTGCCGGTGAAAGTGTCGCGTCACATTCGGAGGTGACCGTCTGGCTCTACCGCGGTCCAGGATCCGCGGGCGATCGCTCCCCGCTGGAGCCTCCGCCCGACCCTCGGGCCCGTCGTGGAGCCGTGGACGAGGAGACGGGCGAGAGCGTGCACTGACAGCGAGAGTTGCCGTCTCCACCGCGGGTTGTATGGATGAGCTCGCGTCGAGAGCGCGCTCGCGGTTGAGTAACCGGTGTGGGGCTGAGCTTCGACGTCGTCTCCGGACCGAGCAGGCGGGTAGTCCGCATCTGGTCGGCCGCGTGTGACGTCCAAACCGACATGAGCTCGATCGCGAAGGTCAACCCGATGATCGCGTTCGCGCGGATCGGCGGTAAAACGACGGTGCACCTGCGTGGGCCGGAGACGCAGGCTACGACGGCGACGTGCCCGTCCGGTGCGGAGTTCTTCGGAGCCGAGCTCCGCATCGGCGCGTACCTGCCGATGTTCCCTCCCGCCCGCATCGCCAACATGCAGGACGGCATCCTGCCGACCTTGCCCAATGGTCGGATCCTGATCGACAACCAGCCATGGGAGATGCCGACACCGCAGAACCTCGACGTCTTCGTCGACCACCTGGAGCGCGCAGGCCTGCTGGTCTTCGATCCGCTGGTCGAGGAGCTCCGGCACGTCGGCACCGTCGGCAACGTGCCGGAGCGAACCGCGCAGAGCCGGTTCGTCCGGGCCGTCGGGCTGCCGCGACGGAAGGTGCAGGTCATCGAGCGTGCGCGGCGCGCTGCCGAGCTGTTGAGGGCGGGTGTGTCGATCCCGGACGTGGTCTGCGATGCCGGGTACTACGACCAGCCGCATCTGACCAGGGCGCTTCGGCAGCTGATCGGCCAGACGCCTGCCGAGGTTGCGCGGGGCGGGCGGTACTTCGCCCTCTGATCTGCGCCTCGGTACAAGACAACCGCGATCTCCGCCGGTTGGATCCGCGACCATGAGGAAGCTGGTCGAATCGACGTACCTCTCACTCGACGGAAAGGTCGACGGCGAGGGCTTCTGGGCCGCCCAGATGCAGTACCGGGACACCTATGACGAGCACGCCGCGAAGCTGCTCGAACCCGCCGAGGCGCTCGTGCTCGGCAGGGCGACCTTCGAGGTCTTCGCGGCGACGTGGCCCGGCCAGACGGGCCAGCTGGCCGACAAGCTCAACGCGATGCCGAAGTACGTCGCCTCGCGCACGCTGGCCGATGCCGGCTGGAACGCCGAGATCCTGCGGGGTGACGCCGTGGGGGAGGTCGCCAAGCTCAAGGAGTCCGGCAATGGCACGCTGCTGAAGTACGGAACCGGTCCGTTGAGCCGGGCCCTGCTCGAAGGCGGACAGCTCGACGAGCTGCACCTCTGGGTGTTCCCCTTCATCGTGGGCTCCGGCGAGAGCCTCCTGCCCGGGATCATGACCACGCACCTGCACCTGGCGGACGTGACCGAGCTCGGTAAGGGCTGTGTGGTGCTGACCTACACGCCCAAGAAGTAGACCTCGATAGTTGGCAGGATGAACAAGAGGGCATTGGACGCGACATTGCCGGGCGGCTCGGAGATATGACGCAGATCACGTCCCGGTTCGTCGAGCCCGGCGCGACGGCTCCGACGTCCGTGGTGGGAGGGCGCCGCTTCCTCCCGTGACAGGAGGAGATCCGATGAAGTACGTGGTGCTGATCCACTCCAATCCCCGACCGTGGGGCCATCCGACGAGCGACTTCGTTGCCGAGCACCAGGCGTTGCCGAAGGAGCGGCGGGACGAGCTGCAGGCTGACTTCGAGGAGTTGCTCACGAAGATGCAGGCCGACGGCGAGCTGCTCGGGGGCGAGGCATTGGCCGATCCCGCGACAGCGCGTTTGTACCGCTGGGCCGACGGGGAGCAGGTCGCTGTGGACGGACCATACTCCGAGGCGCGTGAGCACCTGGCCGGCTTCTTCCTGATCGACGTCGACGCGGAGCGGATCGAGGAGATCGGACGCCGGTTCAGCGGGCCGGGCGAGACCGTGGAGATCCGGCCGGCCATGTGGCCGGGCGGCGGGGAGTCCTGACCGCGGCGGCGCTGGTCG encodes:
- a CDS encoding AsnC family protein, with amino-acid sequence MSRDAWREALAAWGRLSGRPGSGEEALGALSDIGVLRRFLDQAELEAVRVARRDRKSWAEIATRLGVSRQSAWERWKDLDEEPSPPPPARTRVAVPNVVGMSWPVAQHRLLEESLHAVIADPAPMPFLGPEAADFHVVEQKPVAGESVASHSEVTVWLYRGPGSAGDRSPLEPPPDPRARRGAVDEETGESVH
- a CDS encoding cupin domain-containing protein → MIRTGLDEITVLATSSQTGGALFAMQIRMPPGGGPPVMHRHDPGEVYYVQSGEFTFYIGGADDPDRRRVTARAGDAVPLAGRTPHTVRNESSEDAVAFVVHAPGAPMEGFLRAVAALEGRPGIDEVLVVAERNGIELLGPIP
- a CDS encoding dihydrofolate reductase family protein, which produces MRKLVESTYLSLDGKVDGEGFWAAQMQYRDTYDEHAAKLLEPAEALVLGRATFEVFAATWPGQTGQLADKLNAMPKYVASRTLADAGWNAEILRGDAVGEVAKLKESGNGTLLKYGTGPLSRALLEGGQLDELHLWVFPFIVGSGESLLPGIMTTHLHLADVTELGKGCVVLTYTPKK
- a CDS encoding YciI family protein encodes the protein MKYVVLIHSNPRPWGHPTSDFVAEHQALPKERRDELQADFEELLTKMQADGELLGGEALADPATARLYRWADGEQVAVDGPYSEAREHLAGFFLIDVDAERIEEIGRRFSGPGETVEIRPAMWPGGGES
- a CDS encoding helix-turn-helix domain-containing protein, with product MSSIAKVNPMIAFARIGGKTTVHLRGPETQATTATCPSGAEFFGAELRIGAYLPMFPPARIANMQDGILPTLPNGRILIDNQPWEMPTPQNLDVFVDHLERAGLLVFDPLVEELRHVGTVGNVPERTAQSRFVRAVGLPRRKVQVIERARRAAELLRAGVSIPDVVCDAGYYDQPHLTRALRQLIGQTPAEVARGGRYFAL
- a CDS encoding MarR family winged helix-turn-helix transcriptional regulator codes for the protein MSRRLPSLGGQERPANLAVLMREAFVALNDRVLTGLAEHGHGEVRPAHGAVFQYIDDTGTTVSLLAERAQMTKQAMAELVKHLETHGYVRRVPDPTDRRAKLVVPTERGHDVIAVAQGLVPAIEEEVGKILGADRVRHLRADLEVIRRAIPSEPKVR
- a CDS encoding helix-turn-helix domain-containing GNAT family N-acetyltransferase: MSVAARTVARVREFNRFYTRVIGVLEAGVLGTPYSLTEARVLFELAHRDEMSASELRGLLGLDAGYLSRILRRFETDGLVVREAARDDGRRQVVRLTSHGRTAYEHIDGEQVRATERLLEPLDPEARRRLVAAMDCIRRALDAPLPRTVVLRGPEAGELGWIISQHAPQEAEAARLVAAFACRTDPRESAWIAEVDGAPVGCALCLADDAEPGAARLGLLLVEPAARGAGIGSRLVAECVRAARCAGFDRIVAHAPRESAAGRVLQRSGFEPHGNAWTRGLAEGSGDRAE